From a single Candidatus Brevundimonas phytovorans genomic region:
- a CDS encoding TSUP family transporter, with the protein MPELTPEIIALLGLASVIAGFIDAIAGGGGLISLPALLSVGLNPVAAIATNKVQGSVGTASALWNFWRKGRVDFRLIRWPLALVGVGAGLGAVAVTLVDSRWLMILLPVLLIGIALYFLLGPKASDEDAHARLTPLAYAFVAGGIGFYDGFFGPGTGSFFALSLVMLLGMGLTRATAHTKALNLMSNVVGIVVLAAGGHVVWTLAGIMAVGQFVGGRLGSHAAMRFGPRLIRPLLVVISLGITARLLSDPANPLRVMAAGWFS; encoded by the coding sequence GTGCCGGAACTGACGCCTGAAATCATCGCCCTTCTGGGCCTGGCGTCGGTCATCGCCGGATTCATCGACGCCATCGCGGGCGGCGGGGGTCTGATCTCTCTGCCGGCTCTGTTGTCGGTGGGATTGAACCCGGTCGCCGCCATCGCCACCAACAAGGTGCAGGGCAGCGTCGGCACGGCCAGCGCCCTGTGGAACTTCTGGCGCAAGGGGCGTGTGGATTTCCGCCTGATTCGCTGGCCTCTGGCCCTGGTCGGCGTGGGGGCGGGGCTGGGCGCCGTGGCCGTGACCCTGGTGGATTCGCGCTGGCTGATGATCCTGCTGCCGGTCCTGCTGATCGGCATTGCGCTGTATTTCCTGCTCGGACCCAAGGCCTCGGACGAGGACGCCCACGCGCGCCTGACGCCGCTGGCCTATGCCTTTGTCGCGGGCGGGATCGGTTTTTACGACGGCTTCTTCGGCCCCGGCACGGGCTCCTTCTTCGCCCTCAGCCTGGTCATGCTGCTGGGCATGGGGCTGACGCGGGCCACGGCCCATACCAAGGCGCTGAACCTGATGAGCAATGTCGTCGGCATCGTGGTGCTGGCGGCGGGCGGTCACGTGGTCTGGACGCTGGCGGGCATCATGGCCGTGGGTCAGTTCGTCGGCGGGCGGCTGGGCTCGCACGCCGCCATGCGCTTCGGGCCGCGCCTGATCCGACCCCTGCTGGTGGTCATTTCGCTGGGCATCACGGCG